One genomic region from Phragmites australis chromosome 1, lpPhrAust1.1, whole genome shotgun sequence encodes:
- the LOC133920126 gene encoding elongation factor 2 — translation MVKFTAEELRRIMDKKHNIRNMSVIAHVDHGKSTLTDSLVAAAGIIAQEVAGDVRMTDTRADEAERGITIKSTGISLYYEMTAESLKSFKGERDGNEYLINLIDSPGHVDFSSEVTAALRITDGALVVVDCIEGVCVQTETVLRQALGERIRPVLTVNKMDRCFLELQVDGEEAYQTFSRVIENANVIMATYEDKLLGDVQVYPEKGTVAFSAGLHGWAFTLTNFAKMYASKFGVDESKMMERLWGENFFDPSTKKWTTKNTGTPTCKRGFVQFCYEPIKQIINTCMNDQKDKLWPMLQKLNVTMKSDEKDLMGKALMKRVMQTWLPASTALLEMMIFHLPSPSTAQRYRVENLYEGPLDDIYATAIRNCDPEGPLMLYVSKMIPASDKGRFFAFGRVFSGRIATGMKVRIMGPNYVPGQKKDLYVKSVQRTVIWMGKKQESVEDVPCGNTVAMVGLDQFITKNATLTNEKEVDACPIRAMKFSVSPVVRVAVQCKVASDLPKLVEGLKRLAKSDPMVLCTIEESGEHIIAGAGELHLEICLKDLQEDFMGGAEIIVSPPVVSFRETVLEKSCRTVMSKSPNKHNRLYMEARPLEDGLAEAIDDGRIGPRDDPKVRSKILSEEFGWDKDLAKKIWCFGPETTGPNMVVDMCKGVQYLNEIKDSVVAGFQWASKEGALAEENMRGICFEVCDVVLHADAIHRGGGQVIPTARRVIYASQLTAKPRLLEPVYLVEIQAPENALGGIYGVLNQKRGHVFEEMQRPGTPLYHIKAYLPVIESFGFSSTLRAATSGQAFPQCVFDHWDMMSSDPLEAGSQAAQLVLDIRKRKGLKEQMTPLSEFEDKL, via the exons ATGGTGAAGTTCACGGCTGAAGAGCTCCGGAGAATAATGGACAAGAAACATAACATTCGTAATATGTCTGTTATTGCTCATGTGGACCACG GCAAGTCTACGCTTACAGATTCCCTTGTGGCAGCTGCTGGGATTATTGCCCAGGAAGTTGCTGGTGATGTTCGCATGACTGACACTCGTGCAGATGAAGCTGAGCGTGGTATTACAATCAAATCCACTGGTATCTCTCTTTACTATGAGATGACTGCTGAGTCACTGAAGTCTTTCAAGGGTGAGAGAGATGGGAATGAATATTTGATCAACCTTATTGACTCACCTGGGCACGTCGATTTTTCTTCGGAAGTCACAGCTGCTCTTCGCATCACCGATGGTGCTCTGGTGGTGGTTGACTGTATTGAAGGTGTCTGTGTACAGACTGAAACTGTGCTCCGCCAAGCCCTTGGTGAGAGGATTAGGCCTGTCCTTACAGTGAACAAAATGGACAGGTGCTTCCTTGAGCTTCAGGTTGATGGCGAGGAAGCCTATCAGACTTTCTCCCGTGTCATTGAGAATGCCAATGTCATTATGGCAACATACGAAGATAAGCTCCTTGGTGATGTCCAAGTCTATCCGGAGAAGGGAACTGTTGCTTTCTCTGCTGGTCTGCATGGCTGGGCCTTTACCCTCACTAACTTTGCCAAGATGTATGCATCCAAGTTTGGAGTTGATGAATCTAAGATGATGGAGAGGCTTTGGGGTGAGAACTTCTTTGACCCAAGCACAAAGAAATGGACCACCAAGAACACAGGCACTCCTACATGTAAGAGGGGATTTGTTCAGTTCTGCTATGAGCCGATCAAGCAAATCATCAACACCTGCATGAATGACCAAAAGGATAAATTGTGGCCCATGCTGCAAAAGCTTAATGTAACCATGAAGTCTGATGAGAAGGATTTGATGGGCAAGGCTTTGATGAAGCGTGTTATGCAAACTTGGCTTCCAGCAAGTACTGCACTGCTTGAGATGATGATATTCCACCTTCCTTCCCCGTCAACGGCACAGAGGTATCGTGTAGAGAACTTGTACGAGGGACCCCTTGATGATATCTATGCAACTGCTATCAGAAACTGTGATCCGGAGGGTCCTCTTATGTTGTATGTTTCCAAGATGATTCCAGCATCGGACAAGGGCAGATTCTTTGCCTTCGGTCGTGTCTTCTCAGGGAGGATTGCTACTGGTATGAAGGTTCGGATCATGGGTCCCAACTATGTCCCTGGCCAGAAGAAGGACCTGTATGTCAAGAGTGTCCAGCGTACTGTTATCTGGATGGGTAAGAAACAAGAGTCAGTTGAGGATGTTCCTTGTGGTAACACTGTTGCTATGGTTGGTCTGGATCAGTTCATCACGAAGAACGCTACACTAACAAATGAGAAGGAGGTTGATGCTTGCCCAATCAGAGCAATGAAGTTCTCTGTCTCCCCTGTTGTGCGTGTTGCTGTTCAGTGCAAGGTTGCCTCTGATCTTCCCAAGCTAGTTGAAGGTTTGAAGCGACTGGCAAAGTCTGATCCTATGGTTCTCTGTACAATTGAAGAATCTGGTGAGCATATTATTGCTGGAGCTGGTGAGCTTCACCTTGAAATTTGTTTGAAGGATCTGCAGGAAGACTTCATGGGCGGTGCTGAAATCATTGTTTCCCCGCCTGTTGTCTCCTTCCGTGAAACTGTCCTTGAGAAGTCCTGCCGTACTGTCATGAGCAAGTCCCCGAACAAGCACAACCGTCTTTACATGGAAGCCCGTCCCCTGGAGGATGGACTTGCTGAGGCTATTGATGATGGTCGCATTGGCCCACGTGATGATCCTAAGGTGCGCTCCAAGATCCTATCAGAGGAGTTTGGGTGGGATAAGGATCTCGCCAAGAAGATTTGGTGCTTTGGACCTGAGACCACCGGCCCAAACATGGTGGTTGATATGTGTAAGGGAGTGCAGTATCTTAATGAAATCAAGGATTCTGTTGTGGCTGGCTTCCAGTGGGCATCAAAAGAAGGTGCCTTGGCTGAGGAGAACATGCGTGGCATTTGCTTTGAAGTCTGTGATGTTGTTCTCCATGCTGATGCTATTCACAGGGGTGGTGGTCAGGTCATCCCAACGGCCAGGAGGGTCATTTATGCTTCTCAGCTCACGGCCAAACCAAGGCTGCTGGAGCCAGTCTACCTAGTGGAGATCCAGGCCCCGGAGAATGCACTTGGTGGCATCTATGGTGTTCTGAATCAGAAGAGGGGGCACGTGTTTGAGGAGATGCAGAGGCCTGGTACCCCACTCTACCACATCAAGGCTTACCTCCCTGTCATTGAATCCTTTGGGTTCTCAAGCACACTCAGGGCTGCAACCTCCGGTCAGGCATTCCCTCAGTGTGTGTTTGACCACTGGGATATGATGTCCTCTGATCCCTTGGAGGCTGGCTCCCAGGCTGCTCAGCTGGTCTTGGATATCCGCAAGAGGAAGGGTCTCAAGGAACAGATGACCCCTCTTTCCGAGTTCGAGGACAAGCTCTAA